The Lutibacter sp. A64 genome segment CTATATTCATAATATTAAAGTTTAACGTCAAAAGTACAATTTTTATAAATTCATGAAATTATAAAAGGAATATTATATTTTTAGCTAATACTATTTTTATTTTTAGATAAGTCTAAATTATTGATTACTTTTGTCTAAAATATAGATTTAATGTTGTCGCAAACTGAAGAAAATTACTTAAAAGCTATTTATAGTTTAAGTTTTGAAAAAAATAAAAGAGCAAGTACAAACGACGTTGCTAAAAAACTTTTAACAAAAGCTTCATCTGTAACCGATATGATTAAAAAGTTATCGGATAAAAAACTAATAAACTATAAAAAATATCAAGGAGTTAATTTAACTGCTAAAGGACAGGAAATTGCGGTAAAAATTGTGAGAAAACATCGTTTGTGGGAAGTGTTTTTGGTCAACAATTTAAATTATGCTTGGGATGAAGTACATGAGATAGCCGAGCAATTAGAACACGTTAAGTCTGATACGTTGATTGATAAATTAGAGCGCTTTTTAGAATTTCCAAGTCACGATCCGCATGGAGATCCTATTCCAGATAAAGAAGGAAGAATTAATTTAAAAAAGACTGAGTTGTTAAGTGTTGCAAAAAAAAATGTTTTGTATAAAATTGCGAATGTAAAAGATAATTCAAAATCTTTTTTACAATTTTTAGATAAACATTTTTTAACCATAGACACCGAATTAACAATAATAGATAAATTTGATTTTGATGATTCAGTAACTATTAAATTACATTCAGGAGCAACGTTAACACTTTCAAAAAAAATATGCACAAATATATTTGTAATTATAAAATAATATTATGGCAAACCCAGTAATTTCTTTAATTGTATTTTTATTAATAATTGCAATTCTTGTAGTTTTATTTTATCCTAAAACCGGTTTTTATTGGAGACTTCATAGAAGTTTTAAAAGAGATTCTAAGGTGCTAATTGAAGATATTTTAAAAAAAATATACCATGCCGAGGATAATGGAAATACCTTAAATAGTAATGATATTATTAGTGCTTTAGAAGCAAATCCTAAAAAAGTTTTAGATATTATTTCTGAAATGGAAGACAAAGAACTAATAAGTTTTGAAAACGGAGATATAAAACTAAGTGAGTTGGGTATGGACTATGCGCTTAGAATAATAAGAGTGCACAGGCTATGGGAAAAATACCTTTCAGAAAAAACTGGTTTCGCTAAAAAAGATTGGCATAGTATTGCCGAAAAAATGGAACACAAGTTAGATTCTGTGCAAACAAAAGAATTGGCAATAGATTTAGGAAATCCTAGATTTGACCCGCACGGAGATCCAATTCCTACAGAATCGGGTGAGATTGAACCGATTAACGGACAACCACTTCCAAATTTTTCAGAAGGAACAATTGGACGAATTATTCATATAGAAGATGAACCTGAAATTATCTATAAACAAATTTTAGCCGAAGATTTACATATTGGATCACACGTTCTTATTATTGAAAAAAACGAAAAAAGAATTGTTTTTCATTCTGAAGGAGAAGAATTTATTTTAGCACCGATTGTGGCAAATAATATTACAATTTTTGAACTAGAAAAAGAAGAAATTTCTGAAGAGAACACTTCAAGACTTTCTAGTTTAAAAGAGAATGAAAAAGCTAAAATAATTGGAATTTCACATGAATGTAGAGGAGAAATAAGAAGAAGGTTGTTGGACTTAGGCTTTGTTATTAATACCAAAATTGAAGTGGATTTAACTAGTCCAATGAGAAATCCAAGAGCCTACTTAATAAGAGATACTTCTATTGCAATACGAAACGAACAAGCCAAATTTATACTAATTGAAAAAATAAAAGAACATGCAAAAAGTAACAAATAGTGCTTGTGAAGGCTGTGAGTTAAATCAAGCATCGAACCTAAAAAAATTAGGAATAAATGTTGAAAATAATAATTACATAGTTGCACTAGCGGGAAATCCAAATACAGGAAAAAGTACTGTTTTTAATGCCTTAACTGGGTTGAAACAACACACAGGAAATTGGCCAGGAAAAACTGTAACTCGTGCAGAAGGCGGTTATAGTTATAACGACAAAAAATATAAATTAGTCGATCTTCCTGGTACTTACTCGTTACTATCTACCTCTCAAGATGAAGAAGTTGCACGTAATTTTATTCTTTTTGGAAAGCCAGATGTTACAATTATTGTGGTTGATGCAAGCAGGTTAGAACGTAACTTAAATTTAGTATTACAAATTCTTGAAATTACAGATAAAGCTGTTTTGTGTTTAAACTTAATGGATGAGGCAGAACGCTTAGAAATTGAAATTGACGATAGAACTTTAGCACGTGATCTCGGAATTCCAGTGGTGCCAACCAGTGCAAGATCTAAAGAAGGAATTCCTGAATTATTAAAAACGGTACACCAAGTTGCAACCGGAGAAATAAAATGTAAGCCACATCGTATTAAAAATGTTCCTAAAAACATAAACAACGCCATTGAAAAATTACGTATAGAAATTGAAAAAGCATATCCAAACATTCCAAATAGTAGGTGGATAGCACTTCGATTGTTAGATGGAGACCAGCGTATTATTGAAGCGGTAAAAACAGGTGAGTTTATTTCTGAATAATTTAATTATTGAAAGTAGCATAAAAAGATAATGAAAACGAATAAAATATTAAATATAAGTAACGATTTAAGATGGCAAATTGGTGAAGGATTTCATGATAAATTAACGGAAGGAATTTATTCAGATGCTGCAACCATTTCTCAAAATTCGGTGCGTAAAAAAGGAACTGAAAAACGCTTTCGATTCGATAGAAGTTTAGATAAAATTGTAACCAGTAAAATTTGGGGATTTCCAATAATGATACTTATTTTATCTGTAGTGTTATGGCTTACTATAATTGGAGCTAATTATCCTTCCGGTTTATTGGCCGATTTATTAATTGGAGAAATTTATCCTTGGTTAAAAAGCATTGGAGAATCTTTTGGTTTTGCTTGGTG includes the following:
- a CDS encoding metal-dependent transcriptional regulator — its product is MLSQTEENYLKAIYSLSFEKNKRASTNDVAKKLLTKASSVTDMIKKLSDKKLINYKKYQGVNLTAKGQEIAVKIVRKHRLWEVFLVNNLNYAWDEVHEIAEQLEHVKSDTLIDKLERFLEFPSHDPHGDPIPDKEGRINLKKTELLSVAKKNVLYKIANVKDNSKSFLQFLDKHFLTIDTELTIIDKFDFDDSVTIKLHSGATLTLSKKICTNIFVIIK
- a CDS encoding metal-dependent transcriptional regulator, whose amino-acid sequence is MANPVISLIVFLLIIAILVVLFYPKTGFYWRLHRSFKRDSKVLIEDILKKIYHAEDNGNTLNSNDIISALEANPKKVLDIISEMEDKELISFENGDIKLSELGMDYALRIIRVHRLWEKYLSEKTGFAKKDWHSIAEKMEHKLDSVQTKELAIDLGNPRFDPHGDPIPTESGEIEPINGQPLPNFSEGTIGRIIHIEDEPEIIYKQILAEDLHIGSHVLIIEKNEKRIVFHSEGEEFILAPIVANNITIFELEKEEISEENTSRLSSLKENEKAKIIGISHECRGEIRRRLLDLGFVINTKIEVDLTSPMRNPRAYLIRDTSIAIRNEQAKFILIEKIKEHAKSNK